The Pochonia chlamydosporia 170 chromosome 1, whole genome shotgun sequence genome window below encodes:
- a CDS encoding Stem cell self-renewal protein Piwi (similar to Cordyceps militaris CM01 XP_006670259.1), giving the protein MAHELDDVSHNLAKRYQEMDLASANARSSGSSKKGFSQDDQLKGLFRSFTDRVVSGGMVKTHSHVEIDRNKLTDNASNQGQEQQETGDPEDLKALARLNGDDRHYLDVDGAVVEITDDGRFIRNGVDLGVDGRQLDLHVERRRRPQQSQQPPQLVQPHRQPQQHQRPQQFQQPRQSGQNLPGEMQRIVAALEGGPDFDVNELRFQQQEWDFLKAENAQRLHNDTFYWLQTPLTSPPIDIHTLNSTLMTDRGGRGGRGGAFRGGGRGGRGDREGSFQGSFRGGRGGGRGGAPPNDSRSKVFSIEGKIPAPDEAVTKLEDEIIAKQKSEVKELTAKMGALAVRQKEYSLETFPERPSFGSAGRPVVVWANYFPVDFKIPIVYKYVLHVTEETTSTAKGNPTTETKDVKGRKLHLAVQHVLKELATRNKNVALASQFKNQILSVKRLSIPSNPMRIVIPAENEGEDPNVVSVLIDAPTEVNISKMTSYAQSMDDKGDRNTYPKFPEVIDVLDIILGHNARSKLGEITAIGGSRFFPFNKHETTASLAQDYRSLIAARGFFQSARLATGRLLLNTNVTHGVFRVSGKLDQVMSNLNIRQVGPKDDHRLKRLVAAFAKFLPKTKVWVTFTTENGTKVRRSKTLHGIVTKLTLRTAEGVKRPAVEGAPEFPGPKQISFWLQEKEQYITVYDYYKQKYGMNLRDFPVLNLGTAKRPTFYPAEVLEIQPGQSVKAKLTGDETTAMLAFACRTPYENALSLSQDARDVLEYDNNTTLKKFGVSVGESLATVNARVLNVPAVAYIDATKKKVAVTPFNGSWNMKSVRIFKRGNPISRWTYMNVVGSEHDKMVGEGTMKEFATFMADNMGVNIAKAPIKPPKDYMIKTSAQGLGLSNFFKWATGQKIQYIMFILGQKDSGALYAQIKRFGDCDHGIHTSCHVAKHLFKEKNFSYYTNVGLKVNLKSGGVNHKLNNEFGLIKEGKTMLVGYDVTHPTNMNVVPGKEPPSLVGLVASVDQDLAQWPAVAWQQKAKQEMLGSPLTDAFKSRLRLWQAKNANRLPENIVIFRDGVSEGQFVQVLETELPMIREACRSMYTVKQPKLSIIVSVKRHQTRFYPTSPGEMSRSGNIKNGTVVDRGVTLAKCWDFYLTAHDALQGTARPAHYTVLLDEVFISKYGDRAADELEGMTHQLCYLFGRATKAVSICPPAYYADIVCERARAHLPEYDASDVESTSASTESSTGVARQVHPLLKDTMYYM; this is encoded by the exons ATGGCCCACGAACTCGACGACGTTAGCCACAACTTGGCCAAGCGGTATCAAGAGATGGATTTGGCAAGCGCGAATGCCCGATCATCTGGGAGCTCTAAGAAAGGCTTTAGCCAGGATGATCAGTTAAAGGGACTCTTCCGATCATTTACTGACAGGGTTGTGTCTGGAGGTATGGTCAAAACACATAGCCATGTGGAAATTGATAGAAACAAGCTAACAGACAACGCATCGAACCAGGGTCAAGAACAACAGGAGACAGGGGATCCGGAAGATCTGAAAGCTCTAGCCCGTCT GAACGGCGACGACAGACATTACCTAGATGTCGacggtgctgttgttgagatTACTGATGATGGACGTTTCATTCGCAACGGCGTAGACCTGGGGGTTGATGGACGCCAGCTCGACTTGCATGTTGAGAGGCGTCGACGACCTCAGCAATCTCAGCAACCCCCGCAACTTGTGCAACCTCACAGGCAacctcagcagcatcaaAGGCCTCAACAGTTTCAACAACCTCGGCAGTCAGGGCAGAATCTTCCTGGTGAAATGCAGCGAATAGTAGCGGCCCTGGAAGGGGGTCCCGACTTTGACGTGAACGAGCTTCGATTCCAGCAACAGGAATGGGATTTCTTGAAGGCGGAGAATGCACAAAGGCTGCACAATG ATACCTTTTACTGGCTACAAACTCCCCTAACCTCACCACCTATCGACATACATACTCTAAACTCCACGCTTATGACTGACCGGGGCGGGAGAGGCGGCCGTGGTGGAGCCTTCCGTGGTGGGGGCAGAGGAGGCCGTGGAGATCGTGAAGGAAGCTTCCAAGGAAGCTTTCGAGGCGGCCGAGGAGGTGGTCGCGGaggtgcaccaccaaacgaCTCCAGATCTAAAGTCTTCAG TATCGAAGGTAAAATTCCTGCCCCTGATGAGGCTGTTACCAAGCTGGAAGATGAGATTATCGCCAAACAAAAATCAGAAGTCAAGGAACTTACTGCCAAAATGGGCGCACTCGCCGTTAGGCAAAAAGAATACAGCCTTGAGACGTTTCCAGAGAGGCCATCGTTTGGCTCTGCTGGGAGACCCGTTGTGGTGTGGGCCAACTACTTCCCAGTCGACTTCAAAATACCCATTGTATACAAGTACGTCCTCCACGTAACTGAAGAAACGACTTCTACTGCTAAGGGCAACCCGACGACGGAGACCAAGGATGTTAAGGGCCgaaagcttcatcttgccgTACAACATGTTTTGAAGGAGTTGGCCACCAGAAACAAGAATGTAGCCTTGGCATCCCAGTTCAAAAATCAGATTCTTTCTGTGAAACGACTGAGCATACCCAGCAACCCCATGCGCATTGTCATCCCAGCTGAGAATGAAGGCGAAGACCCCAACGTCGTTAGTGTCTTAATTGACGCGCCTACCGAGGTCAATATATCTAAAATGACCTCCTACGCCCAAAGCATGGACGATAAGGGCGACAGAAATACGTACCCAAAGTTTCCTGAGGTTattgatgtcttggataTTATCCTGGGCCATAATGCTCGGTCCAAACTAGGGGAAATCACAGCCATCGGAGGATCGCGTTTCTTTCCATTCAACAAACATGAAACTACCGCCAGTCTGGCACAGGACTATCGCTCTCTCATTGCTGCGCGCGGGTTCTTTCAATCGGCTCGACTGGCAACTGGCCGCCTTTTGCTAAACACCAATGTCACACACGGCGTGTTTAGGGTTTCTGGGAAACTAGACCAAGTCATGAGCAACCTCAATATTCGCCAAGTTGGCCCTAAAGATGATCACAGGCTGAAGAGGCTtgttgctgcctttgccaagttcttacccaagaccaaggtttGGGTGACCTTCACTACTGAGAATGGAACCAAAGTCCGAAGAAGCAAGACTCTTCACGGCATCGTGACCAAGCTTACACTGAGAACGGCTGAGGGTGTTAAACGACCGGCCGTCGAAGGAGCGCCCGAATTTCCAGGACCTAAACAGATCAGCTTTTGGCTGCAGGAGAAAGAGCAGTACATCACTGTCTACGATTACTATAAACAGA AGTACGGCATGAATCTCAGAGATTTTCCAGTTCTGAATCTCGGCACGGCCAAACGTCCAACATTCTATCCTGCCGAAGTTCTTGAGATTCAGCCCGGTCAAAGCGTCAAGGCCAAGCTGACGGGCGACGAGACCACAGCGATGCTCGCGTTTGCATGCCGAACTCCTTACGAAAACGCGCTGTCCTTGTCTCAAGATGCTCGGGATGTTCTTGAGTACGACAACAACACGACTCTTAAGAAGTTCGGGGTCTCTGTTGGTGAAAGCCTTGCCACTGTCAACGCTAGAGTTCTAAACGTGCCCGCGGTAGCATATATTGATGCTACTAAGAAAAAGGTCGCGGTAACACCTTTCAACGGGTCATGGAACATGAAGTCAGTTAGAATCTTCAAGAGGGGTAATCCAATCTCGAGATGGACCTACATGAACGTGGTTGGCTCTGAACATGACAAAATGGTAGGCGAGGGTACCATGAAGGAATTCGCGACATTCATGGCCGACAACATGGGTGTCAATATCGCCAAAGCGCCTATCAAGCCTCCCAAGGATTACATGATCAAGACCAGCGCCCAGGGGCTAGGCCTGTCTAACTTCTTTAAATGGGCTACGGGTCAAAAAATCCAGTACATCATGTTCATTCTTGGCCAAAAGGACAGCGGTGCTCTATATGCCCAGATCAAGCGCTTCGGAGATTGTGACCACGGCATACACACGAGCTGTCACGTAGCCAAGCACTTGTTCAAGGAGAAAAATTTCTCCTACTACACCAATGTCGGGCTGAAAGTCAACCTCAAGTCCGGTGGCGTGAACCACAAGCTCAACAACGAATTTGGTCTCATTAAGGAAGGCAAGACGATGCTGGTGGGCTACGATGTCACTCACCCTACCAACATGAACGTGGTACCGGGCAAAGAACCACCAAGTCTTGTCGGTCTCGTCGCCTCCGTTGACCAAGATCTCGCACAGTGGCCCGCCGTGGCATGGCAGCAAAAGGCCAAGCAAGAAATGCTCGGCAGCCCACTCACCGACGCCTTCAAGTCCCGCCTGCGCCTATGGCAAGCTAAGAACGCCAACAGACTGCCCGAGAACATTGTCATTTTCCGTGATGGTGTTTCGGAAGGCCAGTTTGTACAAGTCCTAGAGACGGAGCTGCCTATGATTAGAGAAGCATGCCGCAGCATGTACACCGTGAAGCAGCCCAAGCTGTCTATCATCGTGTCTGTAAAACGACATCAAACAAGGTTCTACCCGACCAGCCCGGGTGAAATGTCTCGCTCGGGCAATATCAAGAACGGCACAGTTGTCGATCGCGGCGTCACCCTCGCCAAGTGCTGGGACTTTTACCTCACCGCCCACGACGCCCTACAGGGAACTGCTCGGCCAGCCCACTATACCGTCCTACTCGATGAGGTCTTCATATCCAAGTATGGCGACCGAGCGGCAGACGAGCTAGAGGGCATGACCCATCAGCTCTGCTACCTGTTTGGGCGGGCTACAAAGGCCGTGAGCATTTGCCCCCCCGCGTACTACGCTGATATTGTGTGTGAGCGTGCCCGCGCCCATCTCCCCGAATATGACGCGAGTGATGTGGAAAGTACGAGTGCGTCGACCGAGTCATCAACCGGAGTAGCGAGACAAGTGCATCCATTGCTCAAGGACACGATGTACTACATGTAA
- a CDS encoding cytidine and deoxycytidylate deaminase (similar to Metarhizium acridum CQMa 102 XP_007808968.1), with product MASRTEQSHKTSMLHALALAKKSPPRPNNFRVGAILVNLDDGQVVAEGYTLECEGNTHAEECCLLKLAEQHGTTEEGLANVIKTPHALYTTMEPCFKRLSGKLPCVERVLRQKSWIKEVYLGVQEPEKFVGQNPGQGMLESAAIKVTVVPGFEKEILEVATAGHVSES from the coding sequence ATGGCTTCAAGGACGGAACAAAGTCACAAGACATCCATGCTGCATGCCCTAGCGCTGGCTAAGAAATCACCACCCCGCCCTAACAATTTTCgtgttggtgccattttggtcAATCTTGATGACGGGCAAGTTGTGGCCGAGGGTTACACTCTAGAATGCGAGGGTAATACTCATGCTGAAGAGTGCTGTCTTCTCAAGCTCGCCGAGCAACACGGTACGACGGAGGAAGGCTTGGCCAATGTCATCAAAACTCCTCACGCGCTCTACACGACCATGGAGCCATGTTTCAAGCGACTCAGCGGCAAGTTGCCTTGCGTTGAACGGGTCTTACGACAGAAGTCATGGATCAAAGAGGTTTATCTTGGAGTCCAAGAACCAGAAAAGTTTGTTGGTCAGAACCCTGGCCAGGGAATGCTCGAATCTGCCGCCATCAAGGTGACTGTGGTGCCGGGATTTGAGAAGGAGATTCTCGAGGTTGCCACAGCCGGTCATGTATCTGAATCATGA
- a CDS encoding glycoside hydrolase (similar to Myceliophthora thermophila ATCC 42464 XP_003665056.1) → MFEEPIVTFESGEGFSLVGANILIDREEFQGVHIAAKNLSKDFTRVTGQGGNPVLTTEEDRVKSKNCIIVGTISNSAIIKQLGSEGKIDFSHIEGKWESWITQCVSNPVEGYDNALVIAGSDKRGAIFGIYSLSEQIGVSPWYWWADVPPKVHDEIYALPVSTSNGEPSVKYRGIFINDEAPGMDSWVHEKFGPKFDSHFYHFVFELLLRLKANFMWPAMWRGYPYPGRSFFVDDPKNQELADTYGIVMGTSHHEPMQRAMNEWSTTEPENTWNWETNKQKVTEYFRFGAERAQPFESYITMGMRAEGDNPISGSDPKKILTEVLDVQRGILGDNFGSRDGVMQLMALYNEVQKYYDDGLKIPDDVTLLFSDDNFGSLRRLPNEEEKKRSGGSGYYYHFQYTGYPRCYRWMNSNTLGKAWHQLQLAHAERANRIWVFNVGDLKPCEVPMSFGFDLAWNVKSISADSFPQYYEELATREFGQKHAKGIAKAWFDFDRLVALRKQDHIDVSTFVLLKYHEADKVVARWKTLVEHAQSINDKIDKEYKSAFFQLVLHPIKASYLCALLRVTQYRNQLFAKQRRNTTNVLFHRSLDILNKDHDLMMEYHTINGGKWNHIMRQPHYGYGPTGGQPTRNMIDGLCYVQTREDSNPSIGHMGIAVEGIEGVNPGHINEDSDRTHPSRKWLEAGVTLPFVTPYGPQDRYFEVFHSGTKEFSWYAKPQHAWIKLTQYEGFLRPEDDDTKVIVTIDWPKVPANFDEKVFIEIIGSRDGYEKVHMTVRHSRVPDNFTGFVETSGHLAIDAGKWVTSPYQALPALGRTVAGSVTLPIGTDFSNPDDIPFLRYPIYVLSHRDNANLELQFNMTLETDPQSRMEYDIRWDGGEIKRYRLTDDDPGNDRGLPRSWNVAVMDCVWRKSHNIGRATVGAHTIEVRFRKPNMILEKIVLDLGDLRYTYLGPPESEYVEGNKRTATHIRHNDRLSLNLRY, encoded by the exons ATGTTTGAGGAGCCAATTGTGACGTTTGAGTCCGGCGAAGGATTCAGTCTCGTCGGTGCAAACATTCTTATTGATCGTGAAGAGTTTCAAGGAGTCCACATTGCGGCTAAGAACTTATCCAAAGACTTTACTAGGGTCACTGGTCAAGGCGGCAATCCCGTCCTCACTACGGAAGAAGATCGTGTCAAGTCTAAGAACTGCATTATTGTTGGAACCATCTCAAATTCAGCGATAATCAAGCAACTCGGATCTGAAGGAAAGATTGACTTCTCCCATATCGAAGGAAAATGGGAGTCTTGGATTACCCAATGCGTTTCAAACCCAGTGGAAGGCTACGACAATGCCTTGGTAATCGCCGGCAGTGACAAGAGAGGTGCTATTTTTGGCATATACTCCTTATCCGAACAGATCGGCGTGTCACC ATGGTACTGGTGGGCAGATGTTCCACCCAAAGTTCATGACGAAATTTATGCGCTGCCTGTTTCAACTTCAAATGGCGAACCAAGCGTCAAGTACCGCggcatcttcatcaatgatgaAGCACCCGGCATGGATTCTTGGGTCCATGAGAAATTCGGACCTAAGTTTGATTCCCATTTCTACCACTTTGTTTTCGAGCTGCTCCTTCGACTTAAGGCGAACTTCATGTGGCCAGCTATGTGGAGGGGATACCCATATCCAGGTCGCTCGTTCTTTGTGGATGATCCCAAGAATCAAGAGCTTGCCGATACCTATGGAATAGTCATGGGTACATCTCATCACGAGCCCATGCAGCGAGCCATGAATGAGTGGTCTACCACAGAACCCGAGAATACATGGAACTGGGAGACCAATAAACAAAAGGTCACCGAGTACTTCAGATTTGGCGCAGAGAGAGCACAACCTTTCGAGTCCTACATTACTATGGGCATGCGAGCTGAAGGAGACAACCCCATTAGCGGAAGTGACCCTAAGAAGATACTTACTGAAGTTCTCGATGTGCAAAGAGGCATCTTAGGAGACAATTTCGGAAGTAGAGACGGCGTGATGC AACTTATGGCACTTTACAATGAGGTGCAAAAGTATTACGATGATGGCTTGAAGATTCCTGATGATGTTACCCTTCTGTTCTCCGATGACAACTTTGGATCTCTTCGCCGATTAcccaatgaagaagagaaaaagcgTTCTGGCGGCTCCGGA TACTATTATCACTTCCAATACACCGGATATCCGCGATGCTACCGATGGATGAACAGCAACACTCTG GGCAAAGCATGGCATCAACTACAACTAGCTCATGCCGAGCGCGCAAATCGGATCTGGGTATTCAACGTAGGCGACCTCAAGCCTTGTGAAGTGCCCATGAGTTTTGGATTCGATCTCGCGTggaatgtcaagtccatcagTGCCGATTCTTTTCCCCAGTACTACGAAGAGCTAGCTACGCGAGAATTTGGACAAAAACACGCCAAGGGTATTGCCAAGGCTTGGTTTGACTTTGATCGTCTTGTCGCACTTCGTAAGCAAGACCATATTGATGTGAGCACATTTGTTCTGCTCAAGTACCATGAAGCGGACAAGGTTGTTGCACGATGGAAGACTCTTGTCGAACATGCACAGagcatcaacgacaaaatTGACAAAGAGTACAAGTCCGCGTTCTTCCAGCTTGTTCTTCATCCCATCAAGGCATCTTATCTGTGCGCTCTATTGCGAGTAACCCAATATAGAAACCAACTCTTTGCCAAGCAGCGTCGAAACACAACAAATGTACTGTTTCACAGGAGCTTAGACATACTCAACAAAGACCATGACCTCATGATGGAATACCACACTATTAACGGTGGCAAGTGGAACCACATCATGCGGCAGCCTCACTACGGATACGGCCCTACCGGAGGTCAACCCACGAGAAACATGATTGATGGGCTGTGCTACGTCCAAACGAGGGAAGATTCCAACCCAAGCATCGGACATATGGGTATTGCCGTGGAGGGCATTGAGGGTGTCAACCCTGGACATATCAATGAGGACTCGGACCGAACTCATCCGTCTCGCAAGTGGCTGGAAGCAGGAGTCACTCTTCCTTTTGTCACTCCATATGGCCCACAAGACCGGTATTTCGAAGTATTCCACAGCGGAACGAAAGAGTTTTCTTGGTATGCAAAGCCACAACACGCTTGGATCAAACTCACGCAATATGAGGGGTTCCTCAGACCTGAGGACGATGATACCAAGGTCATTGTCACTATTGACTGGCCCAAAGTGCctgccaactttgatgagaaaGTGTTTATAGAAATCATCGGCTCTCGCGATGGCTACGAAAAGGTCCACATGACGGTTCGCCATAGCCGTGTACCAGACAACTTCACGGGTTTCGTTGAAACCAGTGGCCATCTCGCCATTGACGCAGGCAAATGGGTTACTTCACCGTACCAAGCTCTTCCGGCACTTGGCCGCACCGTCGCAGGGTCTGTAACTCTTCCCATCGGCACAGACTTTAGCAATCCTGATGACATCCCTTTCTTGCGCTATCCGATATACGTTCTTTCCCATCGTGATAATGCCAACCTCGAGCTTCAGTTTAACATGACTCTGGAGACCGATCCTCAGAGCCGCATGGAGTACGATATTCGCTGGGACGGAGGAGAAATTAAGAGATATCGTCTTACGGACGATGATCCCGGCAACGACCGTGGGCTACCTCGAAGTTGGAATGTTGCTGTCATGGACTGCGTATGGAGAAAGTCGCACAACATCGGACGCGCCACCGTTGGCGCTCACACAATCGAAGTGCGATTCCGCAAACCCAACATGATTTTGGAAAAGATTGTTCTAGATCTTGGCGACTTGCGGTACACGTATCTGGGACCGCCTGAAAGCGAGTACGTGGAGGGGAATAAGCGCACAGCCACGCATATCAGGCACAATGATCGCTTGAGCTTGAATTTGAGATATTGA
- a CDS encoding DnaJ domain-containing protein (similar to Metarhizium acridum CQMa 102 XP_007808969.1), which yields MSDYEDSMDNEPPIIDPYEVLGLDREATANQITGAYRKAALQNHPDKVTSDRKEEAHAKFQKIAFAYAILSDPARRKRYDTTGSTSESIVDADGFNWSDYYREQFRDSVSADAIRKFAEKYKGSDEEKDDLLIAYEECEGDMDQIYERVMLSNVTEDDDRFRDIIDEAIKKKDVPTFDSYTKETKKSRAARVRAAKVEADEAEDYAKELGVHDKLFAKKGKKSKGSSEDDLAALIQKRQQDRSANFLDHLAEKYGANATKGKKGKKRAVDADEPSEEAFQAAAAKLKGGKTAKKSKR from the exons ATGTCCGACTACGAGGACTCTATGGACAATGAGCCGCCCATCATTGACCCGTATGAGGTGCTCGGCCTTGACCGAGAAGCAACTGCGAACCAAATCACGGGTGCATACCGGAAGGCGGCACTACAGAACCACCCTG ACAAGGTCACCAGTgacagaaaagaagaagcacacgCCAAGTTCCAGAAAATCGCATTTGCCTACGCCATCCTCTCCGATCCCGCGCGACGCAAAAGATATGACACTACCGGCTCGACATCAGAGTCCATCGTCGATGCAGACGGCTTCAACTGGAGTGACTACTACCGCGAACAATTCAGAGACTCTGTATCTGCGGACGCAATTAGGAAATTTGCCGAAAAGTACAAGGGCTCagacgaggagaaggacgACCTGCTGATTGCCTACGAAGAGTGCGAAGGCGATATGGATCAAATATACGAACGAGTCATGCTGAGTAATGTCACTGAAGACGATGATCGATTTCGGGACATCATTGATGAAGcgatcaagaagaaggacgtCCCGACGTTTGATTCCTACACAAAGGAAACTAAGAAGAGCCGCGCAGCTCGTGTGAGGGCTGCAAAGGTTGAGGCAGATGAGGCTGAGGACTATGCTAAGGAACTTGGCGTGCACGACAAATTGTTCGCgaaaaagggaaagaagTCCAAAGGTAGCTCAGAAGATGACCTGGCGGCTTTGATTCAAAAACGACAACAAGATAGATCTGCAAATTTCTTGGATCATCTGGCTGAGAAGTATGGAGCCAATGCCACGAAAGgcaagaaggggaagaagcGAGCAGTGGATGCTGATGAGCCGTCTGAAGAGGCGTTCCAGGCGGCTGCGGCCAAGTTGAAAGGCGGCAAGACGGCAAAGAAATCCAAGAGGTAG